In Halobaculum sp. XH14, a single genomic region encodes these proteins:
- a CDS encoding cobalamin transport operon protein, producing MRRRTQYGGLAGLLAVCFAAGLRGFTSTGGALPWAKRSARTLQRGVQEGGGALVDLGRGVVVAGPIRKGGLLFEFWGLVALLVVLGVGLYVYVDRYGGFDDGERQAR from the coding sequence ATGCGGCGCCGGACGCAGTACGGCGGGCTCGCCGGCCTGCTCGCGGTCTGTTTCGCCGCGGGCCTCCGGGGATTTACCTCGACCGGCGGCGCGCTCCCGTGGGCCAAGCGCTCCGCGCGGACGCTCCAGCGCGGCGTGCAGGAGGGTGGCGGCGCGCTCGTCGACCTCGGCCGCGGCGTCGTCGTGGCCGGCCCCATTCGCAAGGGTGGACTGCTATTCGAATTCTGGGGGCTCGTCGCCCTGCTGGTCGTCCTCGGCGTCGGACTGTACGTCTACGTCGACCGCTACGGCGGCTTCGACGACGGGGAACGCCAGGC